A stretch of Carya illinoinensis cultivar Pawnee chromosome 14, C.illinoinensisPawnee_v1, whole genome shotgun sequence DNA encodes these proteins:
- the LOC122293555 gene encoding uncharacterized protein LOC122293555, with protein sequence MAPTGRGRGCRRGGGLVKRHAPYQFIGRPRPPILRRWTPDDDEGAGSSDDSTQPPSPDRPPQLASSRPILSGPRSGGNNENLHEAAAEDVSELAAANIASRRPILSGSRSGGNNNQPNEAAAEDVPEPATVNLASRRPILSGPRSGGNNDNLNEPAAEDVLEPTTENIARPRRGRGPAKCIEFDKQRKHGKIPLKINDGQTAPCCENATMFTTRVTWILKHHADMSYPRWTDVPMVEKEELMDRVRADFILDWEKDNHRKTVWKQLRRRFNAFHHELHKKYLSYDSHEEALASAPGMVGPLVWAKLCGRWGSEAFKKMSKQNKENRSKLKINHTAGRKSFVRVLEEKVRFTYILYSNSQSTCLKC encoded by the exons ATGGCACCAACCGGACGAGGAAGAGGGTGCAGGCGAGGTGGAGGCTTAGTCAAACGACACGCACCTTACCAATTCATAGGACGGCCACGCCCTCCTATACTAAGAAGATGGACCCCCGATGATGATGAAGGTGCGGGTAGTTCTGACGACTCAACGCAGCCTCCAAGTCCAGATAGGCCGCCTCAACTTGCAAGTTCTAGACCAATATTGAGTGGGCCTAGGAGTGGAGGTAACAATGAAAATCTACATG AAGCTGCAGCAGAAGATGTTTCCGAGCTTGCAGCAGCAAACATTGCAAGTAGAAGACCAATATTGAGTGGGAGCAGGAGTGGAGGCAACAATAATCAGCCAAATG AAGCTGCAGCAGAAGATGTTCCTGAGCCTGCAACAGTAAACCTTGCAAGTAGAAGACCAATATTGAGTGGGCCAAGGAGTGGAGGCAACAACGATAATCTAAATG AACCTGCAGCAGAAGATGTTCTCGAGCCTACAACAGAAAACATTGCACGACCAAGACGTGGTCGTGGGCCAGCGAAATGTATTGAGTTTGATAAGCAACGAAAGCATGGAAAAATACCATTGAAAATCAATGATGGGCAAACCGCACCTTGCTGCGAAAATGCAACGATGTTTACAACACGGGTCACATGGATCTTAAAACATCATGCCGACATGAGTTACCCACGATGGACGGATGTACCTATGGTTGAGAAGGAAGAGCTAATGGATCGTGTCAGG GCTGACTTCATATTGGACTGGGAAAAGGACAATCATCGCAAGACAGTCTGGAAACAGTTACGAAGGCGATTCAATGCTTTCCATCATGAGCTTCACAAGAAATATTTGTCATATGATAGCCATGAAGAAGCCTTAGCTAGTGCGCCTGGTATGGTTGGGCCACTTGTTTGGGCAAAGTTATGTGGTAGATGGGGAAGTGAGGCATTTAAG AAAATGTCCAAGCAAAACAAAGAGAACCGTAGCAAGCTGAAAATCAATCACACCGCTGGGAGGAAGTCATTTGTTCGCGTATTAGAGGAGAAGGTTAGGTTTACTTACATACTCTATTCTAATTCTCAATCCACTTGTTTGAAATGCTGA